The Streptomyces sp. NBC_01353 genome contains a region encoding:
- a CDS encoding glycosyltransferase — MKLGAVIITMGNRPDDLRALLDSVAKQEGDPVEVVVVGNGAPVTGVPDGVHTIDLPENLGIPGGRNVGIAAFGPGGPCGPVDALLFLDDDGLLAHEDTAELVRQAFTADPRLGIISFRIADPETGLTQRRHVPRLRAADPMRSSRVTTFLGGANAVRTKVLTEVGDLPGEFFYAHEETDLAWRALDADWMIDYRSDMVLLHPTTPPSRHASYHFNVARNRVWLARRNLPAPLVPVYLGVWLLLTLARRPSLPALKAWIGGFREGWAVPCGPRRPMKWRTVWRLTRLGRPPVV, encoded by the coding sequence ATGAAGCTGGGCGCCGTCATCATCACCATGGGCAACCGCCCCGACGATCTGCGCGCGCTCCTCGACTCGGTCGCCAAGCAGGAGGGCGACCCGGTCGAGGTCGTCGTGGTCGGCAACGGCGCCCCCGTGACGGGTGTGCCCGACGGCGTCCACACCATCGACCTGCCCGAGAACCTGGGCATCCCCGGCGGCCGCAACGTCGGCATCGCGGCCTTCGGCCCCGGCGGGCCCTGCGGGCCCGTCGACGCCCTGCTCTTCCTGGACGACGACGGTCTGCTCGCCCACGAGGACACCGCCGAACTGGTCCGCCAGGCGTTCACCGCCGATCCCCGGCTGGGCATCATCAGCTTCCGGATCGCGGACCCCGAGACGGGTCTCACCCAGCGCCGGCACGTCCCGCGGCTGCGCGCGGCCGACCCGATGCGGTCCTCGCGCGTGACCACCTTCCTCGGCGGCGCCAACGCGGTCCGTACGAAGGTCCTCACCGAAGTCGGCGATCTGCCGGGCGAGTTCTTCTACGCCCACGAGGAGACCGATCTCGCCTGGCGGGCTCTCGACGCCGACTGGATGATCGACTACCGTTCCGACATGGTGCTGCTGCACCCCACCACACCCCCCTCCCGGCACGCGTCCTACCACTTCAACGTGGCCCGCAACCGGGTGTGGCTGGCTCGGCGCAATCTCCCCGCACCCCTCGTTCCGGTCTATCTCGGTGTCTGGCTGCTGCTGACTCTGGCGCGGCGCCCCTCCCTCCCCGCCCTCAAGGCGTGGATCGGCGGATTCCGGGAAGGCTGGGCCGTTCCCTGCGGACCGCGACGGCCCATGAAATGGCGTACGGTGTGGCGGCTGACCCGACTGGGACGCCCGCCCGTCGTGTGA